The genomic region TCAAAGACTATAAACTTGCCTCTGAAAAGTTCAATGCCTATATCGAAGAATTTCCTGGAGATACAGACCTGATTTATTTGGCCTCATTTACTTACAAACAAACAAAAGAATACGGAAAAGCCATCGATATGGGAGAAAGGATTCGTTTGCGGAACCCAGGCCATCTATCCAACTTGTTACGACTTGTACAATTGTATCTTTTAGTAGGCAATTTGCCTAAGGCAGAAAAAACTTTAGGACTCACTTCTTTTCTCACCGCTGACTCCCAACGAGTGCAAAGTTTTAAATTGCAAATAGAAGACTACAAAAAGAAAATTCTTGATTAAATCCCTAAGGCATCAGAGGAAGGATCATCTCGTGACCCGAGATTTTTCATGTTGCCAAGAACCACAAGAACAGTCTGTACGTTTCTGGTTCTTTCTATGTCATTTTTTTGCCAAAGGTCAAAATTCAATAACCTTTGTGATCCCAAGTCAGATGATTACCTAGAAAGCCTCCTTGTCCGTTACATCAATTTTGATGAAACCTCACATTGTGGACTGGTTTTGGAGGTTCTTGCTCCTACTTTCCTTACCTGTCCTCCTCTTATCCCCCAAGTGAATGGAAATTTCTTCTCTGAAAGTTTTGCCACTGACGGGAACCGTTTGAGTTTTTCGGCAAATCCACCACTTCCCGAAGGAATCTCATTTTCTCCATTTTCAAACGCAGTCCAGGGAACTTATTTCGGATGGAAAGCCAATCGACAGATTTACACCATCACCGCGAGTAATCCCAAAGGTTCAGCAAGTTGTACCTACCAACCTGCTTGGATGGGAAAACCTCCCACGAAAACCAACCAAACTACTTGTTATGATGGAGCGAACAACCCAGCCATTTGTTCAAGCCTTCCAGGACAAGATGGCAACCTTCAGAAAGGAATTCCTCAAAGTTTTGTGGGCCCAACCCTTGTTGCTGGTGTGGAAATCACAACAGATCTAAACACTGGCCTTATTTGGACCAGTTGCCAAAGGGGGAAAACAGGAATTGGATGTTCTACAATGGGAACCGTCTACTTTCAGTATGCGCCTGCGCAAACCGAGTGTGCTAGTCTCAATTCTGGATCCGGATTTGCAAATCGTACCGATTGGAGAATTCCTGAAATAGATGAGTCCATTAGTATTTTCGATTATTCGGTTGCTAGCCCATCCATTAATCAGACTTTTTTTCCAGCGACAGAAAGCCACAATTTTAAAACAAATACGATAAGTACTCTTGGGTCACGTACGTTTAATGCAGCTTTCATTGAAGGAACGATAGGCACAGGAGATTTTACTGACTCCCACTATCTACGTTGTGTTTCGAATTCAGTTCCTACTAAAAACAAACGATTAGTAAACAATGGAGATGGAACCATACTTGATTTGGATACCTCACTTGTTTGGCAAAGATGCAATGCTGGACAAACAAATCTGACTACATGTTCTGGAGGGACAAACCTTCTCACTGATTGGAATGGAGCGATTAGTTATTGCCAAAGTTTAAACCTAGCAGGAAAAACCTGGCGTCTTCCGAATGCTCGAGAATTAAGAAGTTTACTAGATTTTTTCCTCACTTACGGAAGTCCCGGTTTTGATTCCCTTTACTTTCCCAACACTGCCTCCGCAGACTATTGGACATCCACTACAAGATTCTCCGTTCCCTCAGAAGCCTATTTAGTAAATTTTGGAAGTTCGAGTGGAGGACCCGACACCAAAGCAAACGCTACAACTAATTTGACACGTTGTGTTGCCGACTTTTAAGGTTTGTCTGGAAACCGAAGAAAAAGAAAAGTAGAACTTTATCATTCAAAATGTTAAAACAATTTTCCATCCTTATTTTGATTCTATTTTCTCAATGCACAACCATTGGATTCCATGAACCTAAAGTCCGTGCCGGAATTTCTTTTGGAGACAATGCCAGTTTTCGTGTTTGTGTCCTCCGAGAGCCGGAGGTATCAGAAGAAGAAGTCCGAGATTTATTTCTTGCATGGAACGAGGAACTCTCGCTCTACAATCTAAAGGCAGAACCCGTTACGGTAAATATGATGGAACGACCTGGATTCTGGGGCACTGATATTTTAATCTATTTAATGACGAACCGCCTAACAAAAGATTGCGACAGGTTACTTTACTTAAAAGGACGAACTTGGGGTGACCTGGCCTTTGAAGTTTTGACCTTGGGAATTTTTGCGGGAGTCGGTTTGAAACTCGAAGTCCAAGGAGCCGTCGAGGGACAATCCAATACAAGGGGTTATATCAAGGCCAAATACATTTCTACCATTCAAATTCTATTTACAAGTCCAAAATCCACTCTCATCCACGAAGGTTACCATTTACTCGGATGTGGACACCAACTTTTTATGAAAGAATGTTACGAAAAGATCCGGGATGTAAAACTTCTTCTGACAGATCCCGAAAGAGATCCTAATTTTTTTCCCAACATTACAACGACCGGAAAAAAGATCCTGAACAGAAACCAAGTTCTCACTGACTTTAACAAGGATTAAATCTCCTCCCATCAGAACAAAACAAATGTTTGGACCTTCCTTTAGCGATACAATCAAAGTCAAAGTTTTTCCAACTTTTCACTACGT from Leptospira brenneri harbors:
- a CDS encoding DUF1566 domain-containing protein, whose product is MSFFCQRSKFNNLCDPKSDDYLESLLVRYINFDETSHCGLVLEVLAPTFLTCPPLIPQVNGNFFSESFATDGNRLSFSANPPLPEGISFSPFSNAVQGTYFGWKANRQIYTITASNPKGSASCTYQPAWMGKPPTKTNQTTCYDGANNPAICSSLPGQDGNLQKGIPQSFVGPTLVAGVEITTDLNTGLIWTSCQRGKTGIGCSTMGTVYFQYAPAQTECASLNSGSGFANRTDWRIPEIDESISIFDYSVASPSINQTFFPATESHNFKTNTISTLGSRTFNAAFIEGTIGTGDFTDSHYLRCVSNSVPTKNKRLVNNGDGTILDLDTSLVWQRCNAGQTNLTTCSGGTNLLTDWNGAISYCQSLNLAGKTWRLPNARELRSLLDFFLTYGSPGFDSLYFPNTASADYWTSTTRFSVPSEAYLVNFGSSSGGPDTKANATTNLTRCVADF